From the genome of Deltaproteobacteria bacterium:
CGCGAGCCAGGCGCCGCGGCGGGCGAGCGCGCCCATCGCGCTCACCGCGAGTTCGGGGACGTGCAACTCGGGGATGCCGGCCGCGTCGAGCTTGGAGCCGACGTCGGTGCCGACCAGCCCGAGGAAGCTCGAACACACCGGCTTGCTCCACCCCGGATCGCGCACCGCGTCGACGATCGCGTCGGCGACCGCCGCCGGCCGCGTCATCGCCTGGACCGTCATCACGACGATCACGCCGTCGACCTCCGGCGCGCGGCCGACGATGTTCAGCGCGTCTCGGTACCGCTCTGGAGTCGCGTCGCCGATCACGTCGATCGGGTTGTTGTGCGACCACACCGCCGGCAGCACCTCGTCGAGCGCCGCGCGCGTCGCGTCCGACAGCGTCGCGAGCACGAGCCCGTGGCGGCTCGCCTCGTCGGCGCACAACACGCCGGGGCCGCCCGCGTTGGTGACGATCGCGATGCGCGGCCCGGGCGCCGGCGGCTGCGACGCCAGCGCCCGCGCCCACGCGAGGAACTCGCCGATCGATCGCGCCTGCTGCACCCCCGCCTGCGCGAACGCGGCCGCGTACGCCGCCGCCGATCCCGCGAGGCTGCCGGTGTGCGACGAGGCCGCGCGCGCGCCGGCGTCCGTCGCGCCGCCCTTGAGAGCGACCACCGGTTTGACGGCGGCGACCTCGCGCATCGCGTCGTACACGGCGCGCGGCCGCGGGAACGCCTCGGTGTACAGCGCCACGCACGACGTCTCGTCGTCGGCTCCCAGCCATCGGATCACGTCGTCGTCGGCGACGTCCGCCTTGTCGCCGAGCGACACCGCGGCCGACAGGCCGAACCGCTCGACCCGCGCGTAGCTGACGATGCCGGTGATCAGCGCCCCGGATTGCGACAGCAGCCCGATCGACCCGGCGGGCGGCGCCTCCGTGCCGAAGCTCGCGTTGAGCCCGCGCCCGGGGCGGATCACGCCGAGGCAGTTCGGGCCGATGATGCGAACGCCGGCCGCGCGCGCGGCCTCCACCATGCGCCGCTGCAACGCCCGCCCGTCGGCGCCCATCTCGGCGAACCCGGCGGAGATGACGATCGCCGCGCGGCAACCGATGCGCCCGGCCTCGGCGATCACGTCGGGGATGAACCGCGGCGGGATCGCGACGACGATCAGATCGACCGGCGCCCCGATTGCCGACAGGCTCTCGTACGCGCGAAGGCCGAGGATCTCCCCGCCCTTCGGATTGACCGGATAGATCGCGCCGTCGAACCCGTCGATTAGGTTGCGCAGGACCGCGTGGCCGACCGAACTTGCGCGGCGGCTGGCCCCGACGACGGCGACCGACGCCGGCGCGAAGAACGGGTCGAGCCCGCCCATGCGGCTACTTGCTCGCCCGCTTCTTGCGGAACTCGTCGCGATACTTGAGGACCATCGCGAGTTCCTGCTCGGTATAGACCTTGCCGGCCAGCCGCTTCCACAGCTTTTGCGCCTCCGCCTCGAGCTTGGATCGCAGCGCCTGCGGCGTGTCGACGAAGCGGATGCCGTTTTTCTGCATCGCGCGCTTGGCGCGATCGTTGTCCCTGCGCACGCGCTTGATGAGC
Proteins encoded in this window:
- a CDS encoding CoA-binding protein, whose product is MGGLDPFFAPASVAVVGASRRASSVGHAVLRNLIDGFDGAIYPVNPKGGEILGLRAYESLSAIGAPVDLIVVAIPPRFIPDVIAEAGRIGCRAAIVISAGFAEMGADGRALQRRMVEAARAAGVRIIGPNCLGVIRPGRGLNASFGTEAPPAGSIGLLSQSGALITGIVSYARVERFGLSAAVSLGDKADVADDDVIRWLGADDETSCVALYTEAFPRPRAVYDAMREVAAVKPVVALKGGATDAGARAASSHTGSLAGSAAAYAAAFAQAGVQQARSIGEFLAWARALASQPPAPGPRIAIVTNAGGPGVLCADEASRHGLVLATLSDATRAALDEVLPAVWSHNNPIDVIGDATPERYRDALNIVGRAPEVDGVIVVMTVQAMTRPAAVADAIVDAVRDPGWSKPVCSSFLGLVGTDVGSKLDAAGIPELHVPELAVSAMGALARRGAWLARTPAPARDWPDLPPPDHARARRLLAEARERGQRHLDLSLAREVLASAGLRYNGSGIADGEDAAVALAERIGYPVVVKLISPDVVHKSDVGGVVLDVVDADGVRAACASIRERVAAHQPGARITGFTVEEMVSGTEIIVGMSRDAGFGPVMMVGIGGVFVEVYRDVAFRLVPLSRRDALDMIGEIRAQALLDGARGRPRLDRDELAEVVWRISALVEACPDIAELDVNPLVITGDGLVAIDARVVLAEPAPGAVTGSATSTPA